One Caenibius sp. WL genomic window, ACCGCTACGGTCGCGACTTGCGCATCGTGAAGCGCGTGGCGGCGGACGGTAGCGAGGACCGCCTGGCTGCTTTCATGCAGGCCGAAGGCGGCGCGCGTAGCTATCTCGGCGGCTATCGCGGCGGGTGGTGCTGACGGCTGCCGGGCGGCTTCAGGATTTGAACCCGAACCACCAGATCACTGCACCAAAGGCGAGCGCCTGCAGCGCCGCAATGGTGTGCAGATTGCGGCAAAACGGTTGCTTGCGCGTTTTGTGACGAAACAGATGGCGCGCGGCATAAGCTCCGGGCGTTCCCCCGATCAAAGCCCATGTCAGCAGAGTGGATTCGGCAATGCGCTTCCGCTGCGCTTCGGCCAGCCGCTTGTCGATCCCGAACGCGATGAAGGCCGCCAGATTGATGGCGAGAAGACAGCAACAGATGGTGAACGGTGCCGCCAACGCCGGAAAGTCATCCATCGGATGCGTTTCGGGCGTTGGAGATCGGGCAGGCAAGTGCGCGGCCGGAGAGTTACTCCGCCGCCACGCCTTTGCTGACATCGCCGAACATATCCGGTTCGCCGCCTTCTTCTGGCACGCCGGGTTCGTTGGCGGCGCGGGCGTTGCGGCGCTGGTCGAAATTGGCCCAGACATCGTTCCAGTTGCCGCGCGTCGCGGCTTTGGAATATTCGGTGGCGCGGGTTTCGAAGAAGTTGGCGTGCTCCACCCCGTTGAGCAGGGGAGCGAGCCAGGGCAGGGGGTGTTCCTCGATCATGTAGATCGGCTGGAACCCGAGCTGGCCGAGACGCCAGTCCGCGATGAAGCGGATGTACTTCTTGATTTCCTTCGCCGTCATCCCCGGCACCGGGCCCGCTTCGAAGGCGAGGTCGATGAAGGCGTCTTCCAGCCGCACCGTCTTCTGGCAGCAGTCGATGATGTCTTCCTTCACCGCCTTGGTCAGGCAGTCGCGTTCTTTCGTGAACGCGTGGAACAGGCGGGTGATTCCTTCGCAATGCAGCGATTCGTCACGCACCGACCAGCTCACGATCTGGCCCATGCCCTTCATCTTGTTGAAGCGCGGGAAGTTCATCAGCATGGCGAAGCTGGCGAAAAGCTGCAGCCCTTCGGTGAAGCCGCCAAACATGGCGAGCGTGCGGGCGATATCCTCGTCGCTATCGACGCCGAACTGCTGGAGGTAATCGTGCTTGTCGCGCATTTCCTGATATTCCAGGAACATGCCGTATTCGCTTTCGGGCATGCCGATGGTGTCGAGCAGATGCGAATAGGCCGCGATGTGAATCGTCTCCATGTTGGAGAACGCGGCCAGCATCATTTTGACTTCGGTCGGCTTGAACACGCGGCCGTATTTGTCGTGGTAGCAATCCTGCACTTCCACGTCCGCCTGCGTGAAGAAGCGGAAGATCTGCGTCAGCAGATTGCGTTCGTGATCGGAAAGCTTCTGCGCCCAGTCGCGGCAGTCTTCGCCCAGCGGCACTTCTTCCGGCATCCAGTGCACTTGCTGCTGCCGCTTCCAAAACTCGTAAGCCCACGGATATTCAAAGGGCTTGTAGGTCTTGCGGGCTTCAAGCAACGACATGTTGTGTCTCCGTGGAGGTGGCCGAACCGCCAGTATAGCCGCAAACGGCCTGTGATGTGAATCCACAAATGGTCTTCGCCGGGGAAAAATATAGGTGCGCAAAACGCCTGTGCCAGACCTGGCGCGCGGCGGCGGGGCGGGCCCGCGGCAATCCCTGGCGCACTTCGCAAAAAGGGGCAGAAAAGCGCTTGCTCCCCTACCCCTTCCTCGCTGGAATTGGTTCGTCCGTGATGGCCTTAACCGCCCCCCGATGCAAGCATCCATTTCATGGTTGGCCCAGAGAATTTTGATGGAACCATGAGACTGGCCCGGCGAGGGGGCAAAGCGATGGCCGGCAGTGCGTATCCGGGCTTCGGAAGGCCCGGTGCATAAGGAAAAGGCCCCGATCCTCTGGCAAGGAGCGGGGCCTTTTCCTTGGCTGCTATCGGTGCGGGATCAGTCCGCAACGCCCAGGCCGCGTTTCAACGCGGCGGTGCGGGCGGCGCTGAAACGCTGGCCCGCGCCGCTGGCGGCGGCGAATCCGTCGAACCCGTGATAGGCGCCGGGCACCACATGGACTTCGGTCGGCACGCCGGCGGCGATCAGGCGGCTGGCGTAAGCGAGGTTTTCCTCGATGAAGAGGTCGAGCCCGCCGCAGCCGATCCATGCCGGGGGCAGGCCGGTCAGATCTTCCACCCGGGCCGGAACCACCGCGCCTTGCGGCAGGCTGTCGCCGCCCGGTTCCGCGCCCAGCAGCGCCGACCAGCCGAACTTGTTGTGATCCGCTTTCCAGACGAATTCGCCCAGATGCGCGGCGACGGCGCGGCTCGATCCGGTGCGGTCGTCGATCATCGGGTAAGTCAGCAGTTGGAACGCAATGGCCGGGCCACCGCGATCGCGCGCGGTGATCGCCAGCATCGCGCTGTGCCCGCCGCCCGCGCTTTCACCCGCTACGGCGATGCGCGCCGGATCGACGCCCAGTTCCTTGCCGCCTTCACCGGCCAGCCACACCAGCGCGGCATAGTTGTCGGCCACACTGCCCGCGAACGTGGTTTCCGGGGCCAGGCGGTATTCGACCGAAACGAACACGATGCCCGCTGCCATCGCCGCGGCCTGCACGCCCGCGATCATCCCTTCGGCCGAACCGAAGACATAGCCGCCGCCGTGAATATGCAGCACGGCGGGGCGATTGGTCGCGCCGGGGGTGGGATCGACGATGAACACTTTCACATCGGGATTGCCATCGATGCCGGGAATCGTCCGTTCCACCGGTTGCGGGAACGGTGCTTCGAGCGGCGGCATCATCGGTTGCGAGCGGACCAGATCAAGCGGAATCTGGGTGAAATCGATATCGGGGAACTGGGCCAGCGCGTCGCGCAGTTCGGGATCGACCATTTCGATGGGCATCGGCATTCCTCTGTTGCTGTGAATGGCTGTTGTGAATTTCCGGAGGGCATAAACGAAAAAGGGCCGGTTCGTCACCGGCCCTTTTCAAGAAATGTATATGGACGGGCGGGCCACGCCGTGCGCTTATTGGCAGGAAAGACATTCCTCGTAATCGGTCTGTTCGCCCGCGCTCAGTTCGAACCTTGCGGCTTCGGCCGTGTTGTCGGCTTCCACCCCACCGGCGAACCCGGCCCGCTGCACCGATTTGCTGCGCAGGTAATAGAGCGATTTGATGCCCCGCTCCCACGCCTGGAAGTGCAGCATCATCAGGTCCCACTTGTCGACATCGGCCGGGATGAAGAGGTTGAGGCTCTGCGCCTGATCGATGAACGGGGCACGGTCGGCCGCGAATTCGAGCAGCCAGCGCTGATCGATCTCGAAGCTGGTCTTGTACACTGCCTTTTCCTCGGGGCTGAGGAAATCGAGATGCTGGACCGAGCCGCCGCGTTCGAGAATCGAATTCCACACATTGGTGGAATCCTTCGATTTTTCGGCCAGCAGCTTTTCCAGATAGGGGTTCTTCACCACGAAGCTGCCCGAGAGCGTCTTGTGCGTGTAGATGTTCGCCGGAATCGGTTCGATGCAGGCGCTGGTGCCGCCGCAGATGATGCTGATCGACGCGGTCGGCGCGATCGCCATCTTGCACGAGAAGCGTTCCATCACGCCCATTTCCTCGGCATCGGGGCAGGGGCCGCGCTCGTTGGCGAGCAGCATGGACGCTTCACCGACTTTGGCATGGATGTGCTTGAACATCTTCATGTTCCACGCCTTGGCCATTGCGCTTTCGAGAGCGATGCCCTTGAGCTGGAGGAACGAGTGGAAGCCCATCACGCCGAGCCCGACGGAGCGTTCGCGGCTGGCGGAATACTTGGCGCGGGCCATTTCATCGGGCGCGCGGTCGATATAATCCTGCAGCACGTTGTCGAGGAAGCGCATGACATCCTCGATGAACTGCTTGTCGCCCTGCCACTGGTCCCAGTTTTCGAGATTGAGCGAGGACAGGCAGCACACCGCCGTGCGATCGTTGCCGAGGTGGTCGCGGCCGGTGGGCAGCGTGATTTCCGAACAGAGGTTGGACGTGGAAACCTTCAGCCCCAGATCGCGGTGATGCTTGGGCATCGTGCGATTCACGGTGTCGGAGAAGACGATATAGGGCTCGCCCGTGGCGAGGCGGGTTTCCACCAGCTTCTGGAACAGCGAACGGGCATCGACCTTGCCGCGCACCGAACCGTCCTTGGGGCTCTTCAATTCGAATTCGGCACCGTTGCGCACGGCTTCCATGAATTCGTCGGTCAGCAGCACGCCATGATGGAGATTGAGCGCCTTGCGGTTGAAATCGCCCGAAGGTTTGCGGATTTCGAGGAACTCCTCGATTTCCGGGTGCGACACGTCGAGATAGCAGGCGGCCGAACCCCGCCGCAGCGAACCCTGCGAAATGGCGAGCGTGAGGCTGTCCATCACCCGCACGAAGGGGATGATGCCGCTGGTCTTGCCGTTGAGGCCGACCGGTTCGCCGATGCCGCGCACCTGGCCCCAATAGGTGCCGATGCCGCCGCCGCGCGATGCGAGCCAGACATTTTCGTTCCAGGTGTTGACGATGCCTTCGAGGCTGTCGTCGACCGAGTTCAGATAGCATGAAATCGGCAACCCGCGCCCGGTGCCGCCGTTCGACAGCACGGGGGTGGCAGGCATGAACCACAGGCGCGAAATGTAATCGTAAAGGCGCTGGGCATGATCCTGATCGTCGGCATAGGCATCGGCCACGCGGGCGAAAAGATCCTGATAGCTTTCACCGGGCAGGAGATAGCGGTCGGTCAGCGTTTCCTTGCCGAACGCGGTCAGCAGCGCATCGCGCGCCGGATCGGTTTCGATCGCGAAGCGGCGCGGATTGATGCCCTTGCTGTCCACCGGTTCGCTGGCGGCCTTCGCGGCTTCGGCCAATGCGCCCGCCATGGCGGCGCCGGCCTGCGCGGCAAGCTGATCGGCCTGCGCATCCGCCGGGGCCGGGTTGGCCGGGCTGTCCTTGGCCATGCTGAGCAGATCGTTTCCCATATCCGTGTCCAGGCTCATCGCCACACTGTCCCCAGTCCTGAAATCCATCAAAACCCCCGTCCGCAACGCACAAAAACCAACGACGGCGCACCATCGTCGTTCCGCATTCGTTCGAATCAGCGGGCAAGTGCCCAGCCTAACCGTTTCCGGCCCGCACGAGGGAAAAACTTATCCCCCGATTGTCCTGCCTCTCCGCTTGCCCAAGGGGGCCACCATGTCCCGAATCCGCACGTTCGCGTGGCTTTCGCACACTTCCGGTTGAATCTAGGTCTTGTGGGTCCCCCGGGCATTCGAACCACAATCCATAGTGCCTTAAAGCGAATCTGGCGCAAGAGGATAAATGGGGAGCCGATCTTGGAATACCAGCCGTGCCATGCCATGCGGAGTCCGCGACGCGTGGACAAAGCTCCACTCACGCGGCACGCAAGAGTCGAAATTATTTTTTTGTCCACGGCCGTTTCGTCCACAGGCGCAGGGCCGGATCAGGTGTGAAAGGGGGCCGGTGTGCTCAATATACTGGGGGCTGTCGTCTCGGGACTGATCGTCGGCGCACTGGCGCGCTGGTTCTATCCAGGCACGGTCGATCTGGGTTGGGTGCAGACGATCCTGCTGGGCATCGGCGGCTCGTTGCTGGCCGATCTCGTGATCACGCGCGGGCGCGGCGGCTTCAACCGCGCGGGATGCCTGTCGTCCCTGCTCGGCGCGCTGGCGCTGATTTTTCTCGGCCGCTGGCTTCTGGGGTAGCGGCGAAAAGGGGCGGCTAAGAATCCGCTTAAGGCACCAGCACCGTATCCACCGGCAGCGGATCGGTGCCCGGATAGTCCAGCGTGTAGTGCAAGCCGCGGCTTTCGTGGCGCTTCAGCGCGCTGCGCACGATCAGTTCGGCGCATTGCAGCAGATTGCGCAGTTCGATCAGATCGGTGCTGACGCGGAAATGGCCGTAATAGTCGCCCACTTCCTCCTGCAGCATCTTGATCCGGTGCGCCGCGCGTTCCAGCCGCTTGGTGGTGCGCACGATGCCGACATAGTTCCACATGAACCGGCGGATTTCGGTCCAGTTCTGCTTGATGATCACTTCCTCGTCGGAATCGGTGACGCGGCTTTCGTCCCACGGGCGCACCGGCGGCGGCGCTTCGAAACTGTCCCACCGGGCGATGATGTCGCGCGCGGCGGCTTCGCCGAAGACGAAGCATTCGAGCAGAGAATTGGATGCCAGGCGATTGGCCCCGTGCAGCCCGCTTTCGGTGCATTCGCCCGCGGCATAAAGGCCGGGCAGATCGGTGCGGCCGTTGAGATCGATCAGAATGCCGCCGCAGGTGTAATGCTGCGCAGGCACCACCGGGATCGGCTGCGTGGTCATGTCGATGCCCAGGCCCAGCAGCTTTTCGTGGATGTTGGGGAAATGCGCCCGCACGAAATCGGCGGGCATGTGGCTGATATCGAGATGGACGTAATCGAGCCCGAAGCGCTTGATCTCCGCATCGATGGCGCGGGCAACCACGTCGCGCGGGGCCAGCTCCAGCCGTTCCGCATCGTAGAATTCCATGAACCGTTTGCCGGTGCGCGGATTGATCAGCCGTCCGCCTTCGCCCCGCACCGCTTCGGTGATGAGGAAATTCTTGACCTCCAGATTGTAGAGGCAGGTCGGGTGGAACTGCATCATTTCCATGTTGGAAACCCGTGCGCCCGCGCGCCATGCCATGGCGATCCCGTCACCCGTTGCGCCGCGCGGGGCGGTGGAGAAGAGATAGCAGCGCCCGGCTCCGCCGCTGGCCATCACCGTGGCGCGGGCGGTGTGCGCCTCCACATGCCCGGTTTCGGCATTGAGCGCATAGACCCCCCACACCCGGCCCGAACCGGAATAGCGTTCCTCGTGCCGCCCGGTGATCAGGTCCACACAGCTGCGCCCCGGCAGCAGCGTGATATTGGGGTGTTCTTCAGCCGCCTTGAGCAGGGCGGCCTGCACCGCCCAGCCGGTGGCATCGTTCACATGCACGATCCGGCGGTGCGAATGGCCGCCTTCGCGGGTGAGATGGAGATGGGCGCCATCGTTGTTGAAGGGCACGCCGAGATCGACCAGCCGTGCGATCGCGTGCGGCGCGCGTTCGATCACGAATTCCACAGTTTCGCGCCGGTTGAGCCCCGCGCCCGCCACCATGGTATCGCGGATATGTTCGTCGAACGTGTCGCCCGCATCGAGCACGGCGGCGATCCCGCCCTGCGCCCATGCGGTGGAGCCCGATGTCAGTTCGCCCTTGGCCAGCACCAGGACGCTGGCATGTTCCGCCAGTGTCAATGCCGCCGTCAGCCCGGCCGCGCCGGACCCGATTACCAGAACATCATGCACCGTTTGCGGGGTATGGCCCATCGTGTTTTTGCCTCTTGTTCAGCCCGCTATGCCGGTCGTGGCCCACGCCCGCAAGCAGCCAAACGATCAGCCCACGGTTCGGCTTCGCCTGTCAGGCCTCCGGTTCAGGCCAGCCCCACACCGTCCGCTGCCTCGCTGGTCAGCTTGACGAAGACATCTTCCAGATCGGCCTCCCGGGTGGTGACATCCTGGATCGTGCAGCCCTGTTGCTGAACGAGAGCGAGCACCTGGCCCGCGGTCGTCCGGTCGCGGTCGAACGTGATTTCCAGCGTGTGTTCGTCACGCAGCACGGATTTGAGGAACGCCGGATCGTGAGGCGCCCGGTCAATTGCGCGATCCAGCGTCAGCACCATCACTTTCTCGCGCATCATCCCCACCAGTTCGCGCGTGGGCTTGTTGGTGATAAGCTGGCCATGATTGATGATGGCGATCCGGTCGCACAATTCCTCCGCTTCTTCGAGGTAATGCGTGGTCAGCACCACGGTCACCCCTTCGCGGTTGAGTTCGCCCACCAGTTCCCACAATTGCCGCCGCAGTTCCACGTCGACCCCAGCGGTCGGTTCGTCGAGCACCAGAATCGGCGGTGAATGGACCATCGCCTTGGCGATCAGCAGGCGGCGTTTCATCCCGCCCGACAGGCTGCGGGCATAGGCATCGCGCTTGTCGGCCAGATGGACGGCGCGCAGCAGTTCGTCCGACCGGCGCAGGGCCTTGGCGATGCCGTACATCCCGCCCTGGATTTCCAGCACTTCGAACGGGGTGAAGAACGGGTCGAAGACGATTTCCTGCGGCACGATGCCGATGCTCGCCTTGGCGTTGCGGCGATCGCGGTCGATATTGTGGCCCCAGATGTCCACCGTGCCCGAAGTCTTGGTGACCAGCCCGGCGAGAATGTTGATCAGCGTGGATTTGCCTGCGCCATTGGGGCCCAGCAGGCCGAACACTTCGCCCTGCGGCACGTCGAAGCTGACCCCGCGCAGCGCCTGCTTGGGCGGGGCATTGCCTGCCCCGGCGTAAGTCTTGGTGAGATCGCGGATGGTGATGGCGGCCGGTGTGCTCATGATCCGCCGGTCCATGGGCTACTCGCGGGGCAAGGTAAAGAGGGAGGCTTTCCCGCGCCCGCGCGATGGAGCCCGCGCGATGGCCCCGCGCGATGGGGGGTGTCCGCCAGTCCGCTCCAGACCGTTGCGAATCCCCGGCGGGCGCGATAGGGGAACGCGCATGATCGAACCGCCCGAAACCATCCTGGTCGAAACCACCCGCGTGAGCTGCGACGGCGCGTCCGGCATCCGCGGTGGCGAAGGCTATCGCCCGGCCGCGCTCGGCCATCCCCGCGTCTGGCTTGAAATCGACGAGCATGGCTATGTCGATTGCGGCTATTGCGACCGGCGCTTCGTGCTCAAGGGCGGCCCGGCCGATGGCGCCGATCAGGCAGCTTTGCCCGATATTTCGGCAGGCGCTTCGCCCGCAGTGTGATCGCGGGCGGGCTGCGCGATTTTCGCGCTGGCCCGCTCCCGCCTTTCGCCCGGGCGCCGATGCCCCTATATCGGGGGCATGAGCACACACGATCCGCGCCGGTTCCTCTATGCAGAGGGCAAGCTGACCCCCGAAGAAGCGCAGGCCATCGCCGCGCAAACGCTGGCCAAATGCGATGATGGGGAACTCTATCTCCAGTTCATCGCCAGCGAAAGTTTCACGTTCGACGACGGGCGGCTGAAAGCGGCCGACTATTCGCGCGATTCCGGTTTCGGCCTGCGCGGTATCTCGGGCGAGATGACCGGGTTCGCCCATGCCAACGACATCAGCGCCAAGGCGATCCTGCGCGCGGGCGAAACGCTGCAACTGCTCGATCCGGCGAAAGGCCAGCCTGCCCCGCCGCCGCGCCGCAACAACCGCCATCTCTACACCGATGCCAGCCCGCTGGACGCGATCCCCTTCGCCGAAAAGGTCAGGCTGCTGGAAACGATCGACGCCGCCGCGCGCGCCCGCGATCCGCGCGTGGCGCAAGTCACCGCTTCGCTTTCGGGCAGCTGGAGCGTGGTGGAAATCGTTCGCGCCGATGGCTTCGTTGCGCAGGATATCCGGCCGCTGGTGCGGCTCAATGTCGGGATTGTGGCGGAACGCGACGGCCGCCGCGAAACCGGCAGCTTCGGCATGGGCGGGCGCTGGCTCTATGACGATCTGTTCCAGCCGGAAAACTGGAACCGGGCGATCGACACCGCGCTGGCCCAGGCGCTGACCAATCTCGACAGCGTGCCCGCGCCCGCAGGCGAAATGACCGTGCTGCTCGGCCCCGGCTGGCCGGGCGTGCTGCTGCACGAAGCGGTTGGACATGGCCTGGAAGGCGATTTCAACCGCAAAGGCACCAGCGCCTTTTCCGGCCGCATCGGCGAACGCGTCGGCGCGCCGGGCGTGACGGTGGTGGACGACGGTTCGATCGGCGAGCGGCGCGGTTCGCTGTCCATCGACGATGAAGGCACGCCCACAGGCGAAACCGTGCTGATTGAGGACGGCATTCTCAAAGGCTATATGCAGGACCGGCTGAATGCCCGGCTGATGGGGGTGGACCCCACCGGCAACGGCCGCCGTCAGGACTATGCCCACGCGCCGATGCCGCGCATGACCAACACCTTCATGCGCGCCGGGAACGACGATCCGGCCGAATTGCTGGCCCGTGTCAAGAACGGCATTTTCGCCAAGAGCTTCGGCGGCGGGCAGGTCGATATCGTGTCGGGCAAGTTCGTCTTCTCCTGCACCGAAGCGTACAAGGTCGAGAACGGCAAGCTCGGCGCGCCGATCAAGGGCGCGACGCTGATCGGCGATGGGCCCAGCGTCCTCACCCGCGTGACCGGTATCGGCAACGATATGGCGCTGGACGAAGGTGTGGGCGTGTGCGGCAAGGGCGGGCAGAGCGTGCCCGCCGGTGTCGGCCAGCCGACGCTGCTGGTCGAAGGGCTGACTGTGGGTGGGACGGGTTGATTCCGTCATTGATGGGGAACGGTGTCTTTCAGCGCCCATTCAGGCGGAAAGGCGCAGTTTCCGATCACAATCGGGAGTATGCTCCATGCGTAAGATACTGATTGCTCTCGTCCTCTCCTCGCTTGCCCTGTCGGGCGGCGCGCTCAGCGCCAGGCAGAGCGTGCAGGAACGGGGCGAAGCCAAGCTCGCCAAGATGCTCGAAGGGCGCGAACCGGGGCAGCCCGTGTCGTGCATCTCGAACATGCGCAATCTCGACCTGACCGTGATCGACCGCACCGCGCTGGTCTATGGTTCGGGCAGCACGATCTATGTCAACCGGACGAAAGACCCGCGCTGGATCGACCGGGACGATATCCTCGTGACCAAGCCGACCAATGCCAGCCAGCTTTGCCGGTTGGACAGTGTCCACACGATGGACCGGTCCACGCATATGCGTGGCGGCGCGATCATGCTGGATGATTTCGTGCCTTACACCAGAGTCCGGAACAAGGGCTAGGCAATGGCCGCTGCCCCGCGCCGCTGGGCGGCGGAATTGCTTCACTTCTGGTTTCACAAGCTCAAGCCGCGGGACTGGTTCGGCGGCGGTGAGGCGGTGGACAGGCAGTTGCAGGCCCGTTTCGGGCGCGATCTGGCCATGCTGTCCGCCTGCGATGCGCAAGCCTTCCTCAGCGATCCGCTGACCGCACGGGCGGCGATCCTGCTGTTCGATCAGGTGCCGCGCAATATCCATCGCGGCACGCCCGAAGCGTTCGCCTACGATCCGCTGGCGCGGCAGATCGCCTACGGCATGCTGTGGCGTGAATGGGATTTGCGTTTCCCCCCGGCGGCGCGGCAATTTATCGCCATGCCGCTGATGCACAGCGAAACGATTGCCGACCAACGCCATTCGCTCGCTTACTTCAGTATGCTGGGGCCGCGTTACGGCTGGCCCTATGCGCGCGATCACTATCGCATGATCGCCCGCTTCGGCCGTTTCCCGCATCGCAATCCGGTGCTGGGGCGAGCCAGCACGCCAGCGGAAATCCGCGCGATGGAAGCGGGCCATAGCTGGTAGAGCCAGACAGGGGGATAGAGATGACGAATGGAGCCGACGACCGGCCACGCTGTAGCTGGTCCACCAAAACGGCGCAGGAATGCGCTTACCACGATGCGGAATGGGGCGTGCCCGTGCGCGATTCCCGGATGCTGTGGGAAACGCTGATGCTGGAAGGCTTTCAGGCCGGGCTGGCGTGGTCAGTGATTCTCGCCAAGCGGGAGAATTTCCGCGCCGCTTTCGCCGGGTTCGATCCGCGCGCGGTGGCCACATTCGACGAGCGGGATATCGAACGGCTGCTCGGCGATGCCGGGATCGTGCGTTCGCGCGCCAAGATCGAGGCGACCATTCGCGGCGCGCAGATCTACAATGCGATGGCCGATGCGGGGGAGGATTTCGCGGCGTTTTGCTGGTCCTTCACCGAGGGCAGGCCGTTGCAGGGCGAAGGTGTCCACGCGCAGACGCCCCTTTCCCAGGCGATTTCGAAGGAACTGAAGCGGCGCGGTTTCAAATTCACCGGCCCGACGATCGTTTATGCCTGGATGCAGGCGGTGGGTATGGTCAACGACCACGCCCCCGAATGCTTCCGCCGCGCCGAAGTGGCTGCATTGGGCTAGAAACTGCCGCGCGGGCGCACGGTCCGCTCTAACGGTCTGCCGCCGCGAAATGGGCCATCTGATCGGCATGGGCTTTCATGAAGGCCGGACGTTCAGTGGCGCGTGTGATATAGGCGCGGCAGGCGGGATGCTCCGTCAGCCGGTCGAACCGTTCGAGAAGGCGCAGCACGTCCGCCATCAGGATATCGGCGATGGAAAACGCCCCCGCCAGCCACTCACGCGCCGCCAATACCGGTTCGAGATGGCGTAACCGGATGGAAACGAAGTCATCCAGCACTTTCCATTCCGGCGTTCCGCCCTTCAATCCGGAAAAGGCGAGGAGCGACCATGGCAGGCTTGCCATTTCGACGGAGTTGAGCGCGGCGAAGACCCATTCCACGACTTCGGCCCGGCCGCGCGGATCGCGGGGCATCAGCGCATCGCTGCGTTCGCCCAGATGGAGGAGAATTGCCCCGCTTTCGAACAGCGAAATGTCGCCATCGGTCAGCCATGGCACCTGGCCGAACGGCTGGTGGGTGAAATGCGCGCTGTCCCGGCCGCGGAACGGCACGCTTTCGACGCGATAGGGCAGGCCTGCCTCCTCCAGCGCCCAGCGCACCCGCAAATCGCGGACATAGCCGCGCGGCATGTCCGGCACCCAATCGAACGTGGTGAGAATCAGGTCGGCCATCTCATATCTCCGTGCGCCGGATCATGGCCGTTTCCCGGCTGTTCCGGCCTGCCCTGTGCGGCAATGCGGCTGCAAGGGGCAGCGGGCGCAATCGTGGTGCGATGGGCGGCAGAACGTCTGGCCGACGCGTTTCATCAGCAGGTGATGTTCGTCGAAATCGCCCGCCGTCCATTCGGGCGGCCATGCCGGATCGAGCGCTTCGTAAGCGCGGGCGGTGTCCGCTTTGGCCGGGACGAGCCCCATGCGCTGAAGCACACGGCGGTGGTTGGTGTCGATCACCATCGCCTTGCGGTCGAGCGTGCTGGTGTTGACCACCCCAGCCGAAACCTTGCGCGCCACGCCGGGCAGCGTTTCCAGCCAGGCCATCGCCTGCGCGGTGTCCATCGCGGCGAGATGCGACAGATCGACTCTCCCGCACTGCTGCCGGATGGTGAGGAGACAGGCTTTCAATCGCTGCGCCATCAATTCGGGGAATGTCGCGGTGGCGAGCTGTGCGGTCAGCGCATCGAGCGGCGCATCGGCCACCGCGTCCCACGATCCGTAATGCGCCAGCATGCGGTCGGTCGAAGCGTTGGAAACGGCGGTCTTGGTCCGCGCGCCGATCACCCCCTGCACCAGCGCCCACACGGGATCGCGGCGCTTTTCCGGCGGGCGCATGATGCGCCCGAAACCGGCGATCAGCCGCCGCTGAATATCGCGGAGCTGCTCCGTGCGCGGATCGTCGCCAAGGGCCAGTTGCATGGCGATACTATGGGATGCGCATCAGCCCCGAACAAGGCCTCCGGGTGGGGATCACTCCCACTCGATCGTGCCGGGCGGCTTCGAGGTGTAGTCGTAAACCACGCGGTTGATGCCCTTCACCTCGTTGATGATCCGGGTGGCGACGCGGCTGAGGAACGCGGCATCGAAGGGATAGATATCCGCGGTCATCCCGTCGGTGCTGGTGACGGCGCGCAGCGCGCAGACGCTGTCGTACGTGCGCCCGTCGCCCATCACGCCCACGGTCTTGACCGGCAGCAGCACGGCGAACGCCTGCCAGATCGCATCGTAAAGGCCCGCGTTGCGGATTTCCTCCAGATAGATCGCGTCCGCCTTGCGCAGGATGTCACAGCGTTCCTTGGTCACTTCGCCGGGGATGCGGATGGCAAGGCCTGGTCCGGGGAAAGGATGCCGG contains:
- a CDS encoding DUF1294 domain-containing protein, with product MDDFPALAAPFTICCCLLAINLAAFIAFGIDKRLAEAQRKRIAESTLLTWALIGGTPGAYAARHLFRHKTRKQPFCRNLHTIAALQALAFGAVIWWFGFKS
- a CDS encoding ribonucleotide-diphosphate reductase subunit beta gives rise to the protein MSLLEARKTYKPFEYPWAYEFWKRQQQVHWMPEEVPLGEDCRDWAQKLSDHERNLLTQIFRFFTQADVEVQDCYHDKYGRVFKPTEVKMMLAAFSNMETIHIAAYSHLLDTIGMPESEYGMFLEYQEMRDKHDYLQQFGVDSDEDIARTLAMFGGFTEGLQLFASFAMLMNFPRFNKMKGMGQIVSWSVRDESLHCEGITRLFHAFTKERDCLTKAVKEDIIDCCQKTVRLEDAFIDLAFEAGPVPGMTAKEIKKYIRFIADWRLGQLGFQPIYMIEEHPLPWLAPLLNGVEHANFFETRATEYSKAATRGNWNDVWANFDQRRNARAANEPGVPEEGGEPDMFGDVSKGVAAE
- a CDS encoding alpha/beta hydrolase, translated to MPIEMVDPELRDALAQFPDIDFTQIPLDLVRSQPMMPPLEAPFPQPVERTIPGIDGNPDVKVFIVDPTPGATNRPAVLHIHGGGYVFGSAEGMIAGVQAAAMAAGIVFVSVEYRLAPETTFAGSVADNYAALVWLAGEGGKELGVDPARIAVAGESAGGGHSAMLAITARDRGGPAIAFQLLTYPMIDDRTGSSRAVAAHLGEFVWKADHNKFGWSALLGAEPGGDSLPQGAVVPARVEDLTGLPPAWIGCGGLDLFIEENLAYASRLIAAGVPTEVHVVPGAYHGFDGFAAASGAGQRFSAARTAALKRGLGVAD
- a CDS encoding ribonucleoside-diphosphate reductase subunit alpha, with the translated sequence MDFRTGDSVAMSLDTDMGNDLLSMAKDSPANPAPADAQADQLAAQAGAAMAGALAEAAKAASEPVDSKGINPRRFAIETDPARDALLTAFGKETLTDRYLLPGESYQDLFARVADAYADDQDHAQRLYDYISRLWFMPATPVLSNGGTGRGLPISCYLNSVDDSLEGIVNTWNENVWLASRGGGIGTYWGQVRGIGEPVGLNGKTSGIIPFVRVMDSLTLAISQGSLRRGSAACYLDVSHPEIEEFLEIRKPSGDFNRKALNLHHGVLLTDEFMEAVRNGAEFELKSPKDGSVRGKVDARSLFQKLVETRLATGEPYIVFSDTVNRTMPKHHRDLGLKVSTSNLCSEITLPTGRDHLGNDRTAVCCLSSLNLENWDQWQGDKQFIEDVMRFLDNVLQDYIDRAPDEMARAKYSASRERSVGLGVMGFHSFLQLKGIALESAMAKAWNMKMFKHIHAKVGEASMLLANERGPCPDAEEMGVMERFSCKMAIAPTASISIICGGTSACIEPIPANIYTHKTLSGSFVVKNPYLEKLLAEKSKDSTNVWNSILERGGSVQHLDFLSPEEKAVYKTSFEIDQRWLLEFAADRAPFIDQAQSLNLFIPADVDKWDLMMLHFQAWERGIKSLYYLRSKSVQRAGFAGGVEADNTAEAARFELSAGEQTDYEECLSCQ
- the nadB gene encoding L-aspartate oxidase, which codes for MGHTPQTVHDVLVIGSGAAGLTAALTLAEHASVLVLAKGELTSGSTAWAQGGIAAVLDAGDTFDEHIRDTMVAGAGLNRRETVEFVIERAPHAIARLVDLGVPFNNDGAHLHLTREGGHSHRRIVHVNDATGWAVQAALLKAAEEHPNITLLPGRSCVDLITGRHEERYSGSGRVWGVYALNAETGHVEAHTARATVMASGGAGRCYLFSTAPRGATGDGIAMAWRAGARVSNMEMMQFHPTCLYNLEVKNFLITEAVRGEGGRLINPRTGKRFMEFYDAERLELAPRDVVARAIDAEIKRFGLDYVHLDISHMPADFVRAHFPNIHEKLLGLGIDMTTQPIPVVPAQHYTCGGILIDLNGRTDLPGLYAAGECTESGLHGANRLASNSLLECFVFGEAAARDIIARWDSFEAPPPVRPWDESRVTDSDEEVIIKQNWTEIRRFMWNYVGIVRTTKRLERAAHRIKMLQEEVGDYYGHFRVSTDLIELRNLLQCAELIVRSALKRHESRGLHYTLDYPGTDPLPVDTVLVP